From Sulfuracidifex tepidarius, one genomic window encodes:
- a CDS encoding CDC48 family AAA ATPase, translating into MSASEEQRPPRRELVLKVTEARQKDVGRGKVRIDIELLAQIDVQPGDVVEIEGTRKTAAIAWHLSQDDMIGERDIIRMDGITRKNSGVSIGDKVIVRKAVVKQASMVKLAPSNFSISVDPGFVSYVKKRLKEFPLVEGDTVLIPVLGQAIPFTVVQVKPAGIVIVNDETIINISDKPVEQTKYPRVTYEDIGGLREIIEKVRELVELPLRHPELFKRLGIEPPKGILLYGPPGVGKTLLAKAIANETDAYFTSINGPEIMSKFYGESEQRLREIFEDAKKHAPAIIFVDEIDAIAPKRDEVIGEVERRVVAQLLTLMDGLENRGNVIVIAATNRPNAVDPALRRPGRFDREIEIPLPDKQGRMEIFQIHTRNMPLSDDVSLEKLSDMTHGYTGADLASLVREAAMYALRRYLPKIDLNQDKIPAEVLDSMRVTMDDFMKAFKEIVPSGLREIYIEIPEVKWTDVGGHEELKDELREVVEYPLKYPEVYEKAGIDPAKGILLFGPPGTGKTMLAKAVATESGANFIAVRGPEVLSKWVGESEKAIREIFRKARMYAPAVIFFDEIDALAPMRGASYDSGVTERLVNQLLAEMDGVEKLENVIIIAATNRPDILDPALLRPGRFEKLLYVPPPDVSSRKDILRVHSRGIPLSPDTDLDEIANRTDGYTGADIAALVREAAMRAVRESMRVCIDTATEKCGQNQDCKDKEVRECMKNKVEVRPKHFGEAMSKIKPSVTQDMIQFYQNWLEKARQQLPKAIVKPSTFT; encoded by the coding sequence TTGAGCGCTAGCGAAGAGCAAAGGCCTCCCAGGAGGGAGCTAGTTCTTAAGGTTACAGAAGCTAGACAGAAAGACGTCGGCAGGGGAAAAGTAAGAATAGATATTGAGCTACTTGCACAAATCGATGTACAGCCCGGTGACGTAGTCGAGATAGAAGGAACAAGGAAGACAGCTGCAATAGCGTGGCATTTGAGCCAGGACGATATGATAGGGGAAAGGGATATAATCAGGATGGATGGAATAACTAGGAAGAACTCAGGCGTTTCCATAGGAGACAAGGTAATAGTCAGAAAGGCAGTAGTCAAACAAGCGTCTATGGTTAAATTAGCCCCATCCAATTTCTCCATTAGTGTTGACCCAGGTTTCGTAAGTTATGTAAAGAAGAGGCTGAAGGAATTTCCTTTGGTGGAAGGTGATACTGTACTCATACCCGTCTTAGGGCAAGCCATCCCATTCACCGTTGTACAAGTCAAACCTGCAGGAATAGTCATTGTAAATGATGAAACGATAATTAACATATCCGATAAACCAGTTGAACAAACTAAGTATCCTCGTGTGACATACGAGGATATAGGAGGTTTAAGGGAAATAATTGAGAAAGTAAGGGAACTCGTGGAGTTGCCTTTAAGGCATCCGGAGCTCTTCAAGAGACTAGGAATAGAACCACCTAAAGGCATTCTGCTCTACGGTCCACCAGGAGTAGGTAAGACGTTACTGGCTAAGGCTATAGCGAATGAAACTGACGCTTACTTTACCTCCATAAACGGGCCTGAAATAATGAGCAAGTTCTACGGAGAAAGCGAACAAAGACTGAGGGAAATATTTGAGGACGCAAAGAAACACGCGCCTGCAATAATATTTGTAGATGAAATAGATGCAATAGCACCTAAAAGGGATGAAGTGATAGGCGAAGTAGAAAGAAGGGTTGTAGCACAGCTCCTGACACTCATGGACGGTCTAGAGAATAGGGGTAACGTAATAGTAATAGCTGCTACTAACAGACCCAACGCGGTGGATCCAGCACTAAGGAGGCCTGGTAGATTTGATCGTGAAATTGAAATACCTCTCCCAGACAAGCAGGGAAGGATGGAGATCTTCCAGATACATACCAGAAACATGCCTCTATCTGACGACGTAAGCTTGGAGAAACTCAGCGATATGACTCACGGTTACACTGGTGCGGATCTGGCATCATTAGTGAGGGAAGCTGCAATGTACGCTCTGAGGAGATATCTCCCTAAGATCGACCTAAACCAGGACAAGATACCTGCTGAAGTACTTGACTCTATGAGAGTCACAATGGACGACTTCATGAAGGCCTTCAAAGAAATAGTTCCGAGTGGGCTTAGAGAAATTTACATAGAAATCCCTGAAGTAAAGTGGACGGACGTAGGAGGACACGAGGAGCTCAAGGATGAGTTAAGGGAAGTAGTAGAATACCCTCTGAAATACCCTGAAGTATATGAGAAGGCAGGAATAGATCCAGCTAAGGGTATACTTCTCTTCGGACCTCCAGGAACCGGTAAAACCATGCTAGCAAAAGCAGTAGCAACGGAGAGTGGTGCTAATTTCATAGCTGTTAGAGGTCCTGAGGTACTTTCAAAATGGGTAGGTGAAAGCGAGAAAGCAATCAGAGAAATATTTAGAAAAGCTAGAATGTACGCTCCTGCAGTTATCTTCTTCGATGAAATCGACGCGCTAGCACCAATGAGAGGAGCGTCCTACGATAGCGGAGTAACGGAAAGATTAGTAAACCAATTATTGGCGGAGATGGATGGAGTAGAAAAACTGGAAAACGTGATTATAATAGCTGCTACCAATAGACCAGACATACTTGACCCAGCACTATTGAGGCCCGGTAGATTTGAAAAATTGCTATACGTACCTCCTCCAGATGTCAGCTCAAGGAAAGATATCCTAAGAGTTCATAGCAGAGGTATACCTTTAAGCCCTGATACTGACCTAGATGAAATAGCTAATAGAACTGATGGATATACGGGAGCAGATATAGCTGCGCTAGTAAGAGAGGCCGCAATGAGGGCTGTAAGAGAGTCAATGAGAGTATGCATCGATACTGCAACAGAGAAGTGCGGACAGAACCAGGATTGCAAAGATAAGGAAGTAAGAGAGTGTATGAAGAACAAAGTAGAGGTCAGACCAAAGCACTTCGGAGAGGCAATGTCAAAGATAAAGCCTTCCGTAACACAGGATATGATACAATTCTACCAAAACTGGCTAGAGAAAGCCAGACAACAATTACCCAAGGCGATAGTAAAGCCGAGTACTTTCACGTGA
- a CDS encoding elongation factor 1-beta — protein MTELLVVLKVFPDGDEVSLDNIYQSIASKLPEGYKIVKKETEPIAYGLNSLVLYIQMPEQTEGGTDFLEDTASSVEGVSHAEVVGMTRLGF, from the coding sequence ATGACAGAACTCTTAGTAGTCTTAAAAGTATTTCCTGATGGAGACGAGGTAAGTTTAGATAATATCTATCAAAGCATAGCCTCGAAATTACCCGAGGGGTACAAGATCGTAAAGAAAGAAACTGAACCCATAGCTTATGGCCTGAACTCACTTGTTTTGTATATACAAATGCCAGAGCAGACCGAAGGAGGAACTGATTTCTTAGAAGATACTGCAAGCTCCGTTGAAGGAGTAAGCCACGCCGAAGTTGTTGGAATGACAAGACTAGGGTTCTAA
- a CDS encoding zinc finger domain-containing protein — translation MSSIKLSIRDEVEPLVCSSCGKLLHPKERGVEFTCPNCGEVTIIRDYLCREQTVEYTCPKCGFKGP, via the coding sequence ATGTCATCAATTAAGTTAAGCATTAGGGATGAAGTTGAACCTTTAGTATGTTCTAGTTGCGGGAAATTATTGCATCCCAAGGAAAGAGGTGTTGAGTTCACTTGTCCAAACTGTGGAGAAGTAACTATAATCAGAGATTATTTATGCAGAGAGCAAACTGTAGAGTACACTTGTCCTAAATGCGGTTTCAAAGGACCTTAA
- the pth2 gene encoding peptidyl-tRNA hydrolase Pth2, with product MMKMVILVRTDLQMGKGKIASQAAHAAVSLVIDILTYHKSTYKEWLDQWIMEGQPKIVVKVASEGELIERINKAKAENLPTTMIHDAGRTQITPGTLTCGGIGPAPDMSIDKITGDLKLL from the coding sequence ATCATGAAAATGGTAATCTTGGTAAGAACGGATCTTCAAATGGGTAAGGGTAAGATAGCAAGCCAAGCGGCTCACGCTGCAGTGTCTTTAGTTATTGACATATTGACATATCATAAATCAACATATAAAGAATGGCTTGACCAATGGATTATGGAAGGTCAGCCAAAAATCGTAGTGAAAGTAGCCTCGGAGGGAGAGCTTATAGAGAGAATTAACAAGGCTAAAGCGGAGAATCTTCCTACTACTATGATTCATGATGCAGGGAGAACCCAGATAACCCCGGGTACGCTAACATGTGGAGGGATAGGCCCTGCACCAGATATGTCAATAGATAAGATAACTGGTGATTTGAAATTACTTTGA
- the truD gene encoding tRNA pseudouridine(13) synthase TruD, translated as MKPNEIDLAIGMEKYFFDWTEVKMNISRPEGFKVTEEIDDKSCESWKGLENGKYAVFLLTKKGRDHFSVMREINLNFRSKISYIGIKDANAVSSQLIYADARSFSNIPQFYEAEDGSFTMKFVGFANEKLPHTGNFFSITVETKSNDELQEMKQRILEISKEGYLPNFIGYQRFGTRRPISHVIGKLLLKREWEKAFKWIIGFPFLAENEKIRKVRSVFHSSRRDKVREFLEAFPSSSFYERNLLRNYVITGSYYEALKRSSLPLDIYIDAFQAYIFNRYLSRLMGEIKDKECVIKMPIYFSGCDDLCKELYEEEGIDRGMLTGVFKVKVRELQRKAFMKVRSVSFSEEKNRLIINFSLPRGSYATIFLRELSHTNPLMFT; from the coding sequence TTGAAGCCGAATGAAATCGATTTAGCAATAGGTATGGAGAAATATTTCTTCGATTGGACGGAAGTCAAGATGAATATATCCCGTCCAGAAGGTTTCAAAGTAACTGAAGAAATAGATGATAAAAGCTGCGAATCGTGGAAGGGCCTAGAAAACGGCAAATATGCTGTTTTTCTTCTGACTAAAAAAGGAAGGGATCATTTTTCAGTTATGAGGGAAATTAACCTAAATTTTAGATCCAAAATCAGCTATATAGGAATAAAAGACGCTAATGCAGTGTCGTCACAGTTGATTTACGCTGACGCACGGTCTTTCTCTAACATACCTCAATTTTACGAAGCAGAGGACGGTTCGTTTACCATGAAGTTCGTTGGGTTTGCAAATGAAAAACTTCCTCACACAGGAAATTTTTTCTCAATTACGGTGGAAACTAAATCTAATGACGAGTTGCAGGAAATGAAACAGAGAATTCTCGAGATTTCAAAAGAAGGCTACTTGCCTAATTTCATCGGTTATCAACGTTTCGGAACTCGCAGGCCAATATCTCATGTGATAGGTAAACTACTCTTGAAAAGAGAGTGGGAAAAGGCGTTTAAGTGGATTATAGGATTTCCGTTTTTAGCTGAGAACGAAAAGATAAGGAAAGTAAGATCAGTTTTTCACTCAAGCAGAAGAGATAAAGTAAGAGAATTCCTTGAAGCGTTTCCTTCTTCCTCTTTCTACGAAAGAAACTTGTTAAGAAATTACGTTATCACGGGGAGCTATTACGAAGCTCTAAAAAGATCTTCGTTGCCATTAGATATCTACATTGACGCTTTTCAAGCATACATTTTCAACAGATACCTATCTAGACTTATGGGCGAAATAAAAGACAAGGAATGTGTAATAAAAATGCCAATTTATTTCAGTGGCTGTGATGATTTGTGCAAGGAACTCTACGAGGAAGAGGGAATAGATAGGGGAATGCTTACAGGCGTATTCAAGGTGAAGGTAAGAGAACTCCAGAGAAAAGCATTCATGAAAGTTAGATCCGTGTCATTCAGTGAGGAAAAAAATAGACTTATCATAAACTTTTCCTTACCCCGAGGTTCATATGCCACAATTTTCCTGAGGGAACTAAGCCATACAAACCCGTTGATGTTTACATAG
- the aspS gene encoding aspartate--tRNA(Asn) ligase: protein MYRTHFVSEIGPELEGKEVEIAGWIFNVRDLGGKKFLLIRDKTGLGQAVLAKDSPSFSLANELSQESVVKVKGKVKADKRAPRGAEIHVEELELISKAKSPLPLDVTGKVKADLDTRLRERLLDLRREEMNAVIKIQSVAVKAFRETLYKKGFYEIFTPKLIATGTEGGAQLFTVIYFGKEAFLAQSPQLYKELMAGAVERVFEIAPAWRAEDSDTPYHLSEFVSMDVEMAFSDYNEVMHTLEDIISNILEKVRSECENELKALNYSLPEVRFPLKRITYSEALEILNGKGIDLKFGDDIGTPELRVLNEELKEDLYFVTDWPTLSRPFYTRAKNENSDLSESFDLIFRFLEIVSGSSRNYRREVLENALKARGLNPSSFEFFLRWFDYGMPPHAGFGMGLSRLMLMLTGLQNVKEIVPFPRDKKRLVP, encoded by the coding sequence ATGTATAGGACTCACTTTGTTTCAGAAATAGGACCCGAACTTGAAGGAAAGGAGGTTGAAATAGCTGGGTGGATTTTTAACGTTAGAGATTTAGGGGGAAAGAAATTTCTCTTAATAAGAGATAAGACTGGGCTAGGCCAAGCCGTTCTGGCAAAGGATTCTCCTTCTTTCTCATTAGCGAACGAACTTTCGCAGGAGTCCGTGGTAAAGGTTAAAGGGAAAGTAAAAGCCGACAAAAGGGCTCCTAGGGGTGCAGAGATACACGTAGAAGAGCTAGAATTAATAAGCAAAGCTAAATCTCCCTTACCGCTTGATGTGACAGGAAAGGTGAAAGCGGATCTAGATACAAGACTAAGGGAGAGGCTTCTTGATCTCAGAAGAGAAGAAATGAATGCAGTAATTAAAATCCAGTCAGTTGCAGTTAAAGCATTCAGAGAGACATTATATAAAAAAGGCTTCTATGAAATTTTCACGCCTAAGCTTATAGCTACTGGAACAGAAGGCGGAGCTCAATTATTCACAGTAATTTACTTTGGAAAGGAAGCTTTTCTAGCTCAGAGTCCGCAGTTATATAAAGAATTAATGGCTGGTGCAGTGGAGAGAGTTTTTGAGATAGCTCCCGCATGGAGGGCAGAAGATTCAGACACACCATACCACTTGTCGGAGTTTGTAAGCATGGATGTTGAGATGGCATTCTCAGATTATAATGAAGTTATGCATACTTTAGAAGACATAATCAGTAATATTCTAGAAAAAGTTAGAAGCGAGTGCGAAAATGAACTCAAGGCTTTAAATTACAGCTTACCAGAAGTGAGATTTCCGTTAAAGAGAATAACATACTCAGAGGCGTTAGAAATACTTAATGGAAAAGGTATAGATCTGAAATTCGGAGATGATATAGGAACACCTGAACTTAGAGTTCTAAACGAAGAACTCAAAGAAGACCTCTATTTCGTTACAGATTGGCCCACTTTAAGCAGACCTTTCTATACTAGAGCAAAGAATGAAAACAGCGATTTAAGCGAGAGCTTTGACCTCATATTCAGGTTCTTAGAAATAGTCTCAGGAAGTAGCAGAAACTATAGAAGAGAAGTCTTAGAGAACGCTCTCAAGGCTAGGGGACTAAATCCTTCCAGTTTTGAATTCTTCCTCAGATGGTTCGATTACGGAATGCCACCTCACGCTGGCTTCGGAATGGGTCTATCAAGACTAATGTTAATGCTAACGGGTCTTCAAAATGTTAAGGAAATAGTGCCTTTCCCTAGAGATAAAAAGAGGCTCGTACCTTAA
- a CDS encoding transcription elongation factor NusA, with the protein MRMKIPLDYVCVRSGLFCDRCQSLLDEGKVNDFDVEVIKMLLDLEESQFKELKDSAYDKAIKLNHLVILLVNSGPSMNQQKWIKVAKVLQDKLKVKVRVLEKTNSIKNSAMQLLSPARVLGVNTVWLPDGSVQYVIRVSRSERRMLPAEAGILESALSKIHSTAVRIRVE; encoded by the coding sequence ATCAGAATGAAGATACCTCTAGATTATGTTTGCGTTAGAAGTGGTCTTTTCTGTGATAGATGTCAATCTCTTCTTGATGAAGGAAAAGTGAATGACTTTGATGTAGAAGTCATAAAGATGTTACTAGATCTGGAGGAGTCTCAGTTTAAAGAATTAAAAGATTCCGCTTATGATAAGGCCATTAAGTTGAATCATTTAGTAATTCTTTTAGTAAATAGCGGTCCATCAATGAACCAACAGAAATGGATAAAGGTGGCCAAGGTTCTACAAGATAAATTAAAGGTTAAAGTGCGAGTTTTGGAGAAAACTAATAGTATAAAGAACAGTGCTATGCAACTTCTCTCACCTGCAAGGGTATTAGGAGTGAACACTGTTTGGTTGCCTGATGGATCAGTGCAATACGTCATACGGGTATCAAGATCCGAGAGGAGAATGTTACCAGCCGAAGCAGGGATCTTAGAATCAGCACTTTCAAAAATCCATTCTACTGCTGTACGCATAAGGGTTGAATAA
- a CDS encoding 50S ribosomal protein L40e, translating into MPLTDPEKLQIVQKRVFIKKVCRECGALNSVRATKCRKCHSTNLRLKKKDLPTKKS; encoded by the coding sequence ATGCCTCTTACAGATCCGGAAAAGCTACAAATAGTTCAGAAAAGAGTGTTTATTAAGAAGGTATGTAGAGAGTGTGGAGCTTTAAATTCAGTGAGAGCGACAAAATGTAGAAAATGTCACAGTACTAATCTTAGGTTAAAGAAAAAGGACTTACCTACAAAGAAGAGTTAA
- a CDS encoding nucleotidyltransferase encodes MIQLAQVGDVLKELSSLTDFVIIGDTVLDVTLGRKNVESDIDVFLTSISVFTDEDVIDDFSQRHGWDLGKTPIDTPRFLVPIADDQLQIDLYENIQDFFVPPIVIESSTEKKIGDFSAKIILLEDYILLKANAFREEDERELKEIVKMVGERKIVINKEILLEHVEHFEENSKSIKERLNSIGIKF; translated from the coding sequence ATGATCCAGCTAGCTCAAGTAGGAGATGTATTGAAGGAACTAAGTTCTCTTACAGACTTCGTTATAATAGGTGATACGGTACTCGATGTAACGCTTGGGCGTAAAAATGTCGAAAGCGATATAGATGTTTTCTTAACTTCTATAAGCGTCTTTACAGATGAAGATGTTATAGATGATTTTTCCCAGAGACATGGATGGGATTTAGGAAAGACACCTATAGATACACCCAGGTTTCTAGTTCCTATAGCTGACGATCAACTCCAAATAGACTTGTACGAGAACATTCAAGATTTCTTTGTACCTCCTATAGTGATAGAAAGTTCAACAGAGAAAAAAATAGGAGATTTTAGTGCAAAAATAATACTACTTGAAGATTATATTTTACTGAAGGCTAACGCATTCAGAGAAGAGGATGAGAGAGAATTGAAAGAGATAGTTAAGATGGTAGGTGAAAGAAAAATCGTGATAAATAAAGAGATATTACTTGAGCATGTAGAGCATTTCGAGGAAAATTCGAAAAGTATAAAGGAAAGGCTAAACAGCATAGGGATAAAGTTTTAA
- a CDS encoding thiamine pyrophosphate-binding protein produces MSQPKRKEETLGREMSGHEALACVLREIGIKVVFSTFDLPNFIAEALKSKEIKVESSPTARGAVLMADSFARENNTTGVVIQIPGSGLLQAVDVVAQAFMDSVPLLLISSMRSYRDAGRARIGELKTNDDLSAVFAPITKFRDKIISIEEITVNIEKANKESLSNRNRPSYIEVAEDLFKLKAYPLSTAGQKPEKRTPDKTTAAKVAELLLNATRPVIIAGYGVVASDAEKDLRELIELLDIPLISTFRAKGVIPSSHQLYAGEGIGLVGTQEGNRILEQADVVVALGTRLDQLSTGGWTFKIKGNLAHNNIDGEDVGKTVMPQLPIVADTGLFVKEVLNIVKSKVKDKIDRDIRKEITVYRKGIILNSHADIWPFDVIRLLSQLKNYSKVFVDLSATTIDSVRLPIENTKSWFTSTSMIQRGLALGGVARSIDSRTIGITDIKGIIENLELLQSRIDKSKGKLLIFNDGGSNYIDTSRSDVPFIMKSETSYQLDSKLEKGLGAITVSSYSELKDALKEEQEKLQVLNIKLDVDFSSIVLERA; encoded by the coding sequence ATGAGTCAGCCTAAGAGAAAGGAGGAGACGCTAGGGCGTGAGATGAGCGGGCATGAGGCTCTAGCATGCGTCCTCAGAGAAATTGGAATAAAGGTAGTTTTCTCAACGTTCGATTTACCTAACTTCATAGCCGAAGCTCTAAAATCTAAGGAAATCAAGGTAGAGAGTTCGCCTACAGCAAGAGGGGCTGTGTTAATGGCAGACTCTTTCGCTAGGGAGAACAACACTACTGGTGTAGTCATACAGATTCCCGGTTCTGGCCTTTTACAAGCAGTAGATGTCGTTGCACAAGCGTTTATGGACTCTGTTCCTCTCTTGTTAATATCATCTATGAGGTCATATAGAGACGCAGGGAGAGCTAGGATTGGTGAGCTAAAGACCAATGACGATTTATCAGCCGTTTTTGCTCCAATTACAAAATTTAGAGATAAGATAATCAGTATAGAGGAAATTACAGTTAACATAGAAAAAGCTAACAAGGAATCTCTAAGCAATAGAAATAGACCTTCATACATCGAGGTTGCTGAGGACCTTTTCAAACTTAAAGCATACCCATTGTCTACCGCTGGGCAGAAACCAGAGAAGAGAACTCCCGACAAAACTACTGCAGCTAAGGTCGCAGAGTTGCTTCTAAACGCTACAAGACCGGTCATCATAGCAGGCTACGGAGTTGTTGCCAGTGATGCTGAGAAAGACCTGAGAGAGCTAATAGAATTACTTGATATTCCTCTAATTTCTACCTTTAGAGCTAAGGGAGTAATACCTTCTTCTCATCAGCTTTATGCAGGGGAGGGGATAGGGTTAGTTGGAACTCAAGAAGGTAATAGAATACTCGAGCAAGCAGATGTAGTTGTTGCTCTGGGTACTAGGTTAGACCAGTTATCAACTGGGGGTTGGACCTTCAAGATTAAGGGTAATTTAGCACACAACAACATTGATGGAGAGGATGTAGGAAAAACCGTAATGCCTCAGCTCCCGATAGTAGCAGACACGGGGCTTTTCGTGAAGGAAGTACTTAATATAGTGAAGAGCAAGGTTAAGGACAAAATAGATAGGGATATACGAAAGGAAATTACGGTATATAGGAAGGGAATAATTCTAAATTCTCACGCCGACATCTGGCCGTTTGACGTTATAAGACTTCTCTCTCAGCTTAAGAACTACTCCAAGGTATTTGTTGACTTAAGTGCCACTACGATAGATTCGGTTAGGCTACCTATTGAAAACACAAAAAGTTGGTTTACAAGTACGTCTATGATTCAAAGAGGACTGGCACTAGGTGGAGTTGCGCGCTCGATCGATTCTAGAACTATAGGTATAACCGATATTAAAGGGATAATTGAGAACTTGGAGCTACTTCAGAGCAGGATTGATAAATCTAAGGGCAAGCTTTTAATATTCAATGATGGGGGTTCTAACTACATTGACACATCTAGATCCGATGTTCCGTTCATAATGAAGTCAGAGACATCTTATCAATTAGACTCTAAATTAGAAAAAGGATTAGGGGCAATTACAGTGTCTAGTTACTCAGAGCTTAAGGACGCTCTTAAGGAGGAACAGGAAAAATTGCAAGTATTAAATATCAAGCTTGATGTGGACTTTTCTTCTATTGTTTTGGAAAGAGCATGA
- a CDS encoding Lrp/AsnC family transcriptional regulator: MDDVDRKIIFHLLKDGRISQNKLAKLLNISSPSINERFRRLIKEGVIRGFKLFINPNTYGKYFVYVAFPNLRDIEDDRVFVKFRCLENFDVYGIEADNLSEIDRIIQDFSLNLGSPIMKYAPTQKLTLMKKNIAKILSILSENPRAEIGEIVLKLNYKAEKIRRILLELNETIKIVPEVDLMKADSILLGIFSRRLYEIKHFTVPCSIITIDNTYGDGVEVCFSGDIKESKKIVELVRRVDPYAQVMVIHEYSIRGIKIFLASG; the protein is encoded by the coding sequence ATGGACGACGTTGACAGAAAGATAATTTTCCATTTGCTTAAAGATGGGAGAATTTCTCAGAATAAATTAGCAAAATTACTTAACATTTCCTCACCTAGTATTAACGAGAGATTCAGACGATTGATTAAGGAGGGAGTAATAAGGGGTTTCAAGCTGTTTATAAATCCAAATACATATGGAAAATATTTCGTATATGTGGCATTTCCAAATCTGAGAGATATAGAAGACGATAGGGTATTCGTTAAATTTAGATGTTTAGAAAACTTTGATGTTTACGGGATAGAGGCTGATAATCTATCTGAAATAGATCGAATAATTCAAGATTTTTCCCTGAATTTAGGAAGTCCCATTATGAAGTATGCTCCTACTCAAAAACTTACATTAATGAAGAAAAATATAGCTAAAATTTTATCTATTCTTTCTGAAAATCCTAGAGCAGAAATAGGAGAGATAGTACTGAAGTTGAATTACAAGGCAGAAAAAATAAGAAGAATATTATTGGAATTGAACGAAACAATCAAAATCGTCCCTGAAGTCGATCTAATGAAAGCTGACTCGATACTTTTAGGAATATTTAGTAGAAGACTTTACGAAATTAAACACTTCACTGTTCCTTGTTCTATAATTACCATTGATAATACCTACGGTGATGGTGTGGAAGTATGTTTTTCTGGTGATATCAAAGAAAGTAAAAAGATAGTTGAGCTAGTTAGAAGAGTCGACCCATATGCCCAAGTTATGGTAATTCACGAATACTCAATTAGAGGTATAAAAATTTTCCTAGCTAGTGGCTAG